The Bacteroides fragilis NCTC 9343 genome includes the window CTTCTTCAGCGCCTGCAAGAGGAGCAGAAGCTTCAGCAGCCTCAGCTACAGCATCAGCAACCGGTTTGTCTGCTGCAGGAGCAGCTTGTTCGGTAGCAGCAGCATCCTGAGCCTGAACGAGTTGAGTTGAGCCAAATGTTAAGACTCCCATCACAGCAACAATTGCAAATAACTTTTTCATTGTGTGTCTAATTTTTAAGATTAATTAATTAAATTATTATTATTGTATTTACTTATCGTCTCTTGTTTATACTTCCTGCGGAGAGAGCGGGATTCGAACCCGCGATACACTTTTGGCGTATACACGCTTTCCAGGCGTGCCTCTTCAACCACTCGAGCATCTCTCCAATTGGCGCTTTCTTCAAATCGGGTGCAAATTACAAAAAAAATGCGAACCACAAGCGTTTTCAGCTACAAATGTATTCTTTTTTTTCTTCTTCTGCAGCATTATCCTTCTTTTATCTTTAATAAATCAACTAAATTAATAAAATTTAAAATCTTGTGGAGCTTATTTGAGCATTCCAAACACTTTTAATGCGCTAACAGCGGTCAATTCCGCAACTTTTTCCGGATCTTCGTTATATATTTCGGCAACTTTTATTAATGTATCTTTCACATTCGCACTCTCATTTCTCTTTCCACGATTAGGAACCGGAGTGAGGTAAGGCGAATCGGTTTCCAATACGATACGTTCCAACGGAACAGACTTCAATGTCTCCGGCAACGTTGACTTTTTGAAAGTCACCACACCGTTTATACCGATCTTAAATCCCGGAAACTCCATCATCCGGGCAGCTTCACCGGGAGTTCCCGTAAAGCTATGAAAGATTCCGGTCAGTCCACTATTTTTATAAGGTTGCAATACCTTATATATATAATCGAAAGCTTCGCGGCAATGAATCACTATGGGCAATTGATAATGAAGGGCCCATTGCACTTGTTTTTCAAAAGCAATCAACTGTTCTTTCAGCCAGGTTTTATCCCAGTAAAGATCGATTCCAATCTCGCCCACAGCAACGAACCGGCCGGAAGTTTCCAGATTTGCGGCAACGATTTCAAGCTCTTTTTCATAGGACTCGTTCACGGAGGTAGGGTGCAATCCGATCATCGGAAAGCAAAAGTCCCGATAGGTATCACAAACCGACAGCATGGGTTCAATCGTCGTACTATCTATGTTAGGCATAAAGATATGCGTCACACCGGCAGCACGGGCACGTTCCATAACGAAAGGTAAATCTTCGGCAAACTCTTCCAGAAAAAGATGGGAATGTGAATCGACAAGCATATTTTAAAGAATCTCCTTATTCTGTTTTTCTCCGGTCCGATAATAATAAATCAGACCATAATCACGACATTTTTCCAAGCGTTTCTCATTGGGCGATACATCCTGGAATTTGGCTTCCACCTGATTCCAGATATCCAGAATCAGCCGGTCGGCTTGCACACGCATGGATGCAAGTTGCTCTAAACTACGATTGGTGAGAGACTGAAGGCTTTTCTGTTTTTCATATCCTTCCATGAATATATCATAATGCACTTTCACTTTAGCAATCGTGGGGTTATAAATCGGAATACCGCCTTGAGAGGTGCGTTTCCGCTCCCCTTCTATAATTTTTTGTCCCCACTCGGCCAGAGACGCTTCACTACTTAAATCGGGTACACTGAAATTATCTACGGGCAAGCCATACAAAGCCTTATGAGATTCTTTGATTTCCATACGAATCACAGCCAAATTCAAGACTTGTATGAAGTGAGAAATATAAAGCCGGGCCGTTTTTACATTCGCCTGGTGTTTCTTACTGTTCCTGCTTTGCTCTCCGTAACAGTGTACATAATAAGAATGCGCCGTTTCAAATTTAGACAGAAATATACGGGCTTCTCCCAATGTCTTGAGTGAAACAGGCAAATCATAGACACCACACATATCGCCCTTCACGACCGCTGTTTTCAGCGCCCGTATCCTGGCTTGATCTGTATTTGGCAAACGTCTATAGGGCATCTCGATATTACATCTCGCGGTACATTAAATGCTTCATCAACTTTTTCAGCTCACTCTTCTTATCCTCAATGACAGACACGGCGCCCAGGCTTGTCATCGCACGAGTGTAATACTCACGCATCTTGTTTTCGCAAACAGCCTTGATGCCAATCTGAGTGTACAATTCGGTCACAGCACTGATTTTTTCTTCGGGACAGAATGAAGTTGCACTCAACCAATGATTTAATCCCTCCAACTGATCCCGGTCGGCACGTTCCAGTGCTTTAATCAGCATATACGTCTTTTTATTGCATAGAATGTCTCCACCAATGTTTTTACCAAACACAGCAGGATCACCATATACATCCAGCAAATCATCCTGCAATTGGAAGGCTACTCCGATCTGCATGCCAAAATCATACAGATTTTCGGCATCCTCAGGAGAAGCTCCACCTAAAATAGCTCCGATTTTCAAACTGGCAGCCAACAAAACCGCCGTTTTCAAACGGATCATTTCCAGATACTCCTCTTCCTTTACATCCTCACGGGACTCAAAATTCATATCCATTTGCTGTCCCTCACAAATTTCAAGTGCTGTCAGGCTGAACAAATCCATCACTTCTTTGAGGTGTTCCGATGAACTGGCAGCCATATACTGATAGGCCAGCACCAGCATAGCGTCTCCTGACAAAATCGCAGTATTGTCATTCCATACTTTATGGACAGTTGTCTTGCCGCGGCGCATATCAGCCCGATCCATCAAATCGTCATGCAAAAGAGTATAGTTATGATAAACTTCAATAGCCGTAGCAGGGTCATAAATAGAGGACACATCCTCCTTGTAGAGGTTGTATGCCATTAGCATAAGAACCGGCCGAATACGTTTCCCTCCCATGGAAAGAACATATTTAATAGGGTCATACAAACCTGCCGGAGTACGTGTAAACCGGATATCTGAAATGTGAGAATTGATCTTATCGAGAAGCTGAGATGCTGTATACATAATAAATAAATTATAAAAGAGAGATTGAATGAAAAGAGGCTGCTTGGACGGCAGCCTCTCTTCTTATACTATACAATGATTATTGCAGTCTGAATCGTACAGGTAATGTAAACCGACAACGAACCGGTTTACCTCTCTGCATACCCGGCTTCCACTTAGGCATGGTCTTAACCACACGAAGAGCTTCTTTATCAAGGTAGGGGTCAACGCTCTTTACAACTTTAATATCACCTATGCTACCGTCACGTTCAACAACGAACTGGAGGACAACCTGTCCCTGAGTACCGTTTTCCTGAGCGATCGGCGGATATTTGATATTCTTGTACAGGAACTGGAGACAAGCAGGCATACCACCCGGGAATTCAGGTGCATTTTCTACTACTTCAAAAATCTCTTGTTCCGAGGGTTCTTCTTCTTTTACCTCAACCGGTACATATTTTACTTCCACTTTCTGTCCGGTATCCTCTGTTGAAGCAATGGCTGTTTCTTGTACATCAGCCTCGTCATCAACAATCTTCAGGATTTCAGCCTGTTTGGGAACCTCGACAGGAGGTGGGGCCGGTTTTTCTTCCTGTTGTGTGATAGGAATCATTTCCTCTTCAAACTCAATCTGGGCTACCGCCTGGCTTGTATCGATCTTTATATCACGCTCCGTCCATTCGAACGCAACGAATATAAAGGCGAGCACCACCACGTAACCGATCAGCAGCCACTGGGTTTTCTTACCTTCGAGGTCTGCTTTGGGCGATTTTTTTACTTCCATAAAATTAGTATATAAAAATTGGTGTTCTTCTGGTTTTTAAGCTGTTATTGCTTTTGTGGCACAAATATAACGCAGATATTTTAAAAATACAGTATATTTGGCGAAAAAATTTAGATAATACGTTAAAAAAGGGAGTAAACCTGCTGCATAACATAATGAAAAAGATAACAATTGCAATTGATGGCTTTTCCTCGTGCGGGAAAAGCACCATGGCTAAAGATTTAGCCAAAGAAATAGGATACATCTACATCGACAGTGGAGCGATGTATCGTGCCGTTACATTATATAGTATAGAAAATGGCATCTTTCACGGTGATACAATCGATACGGATGAATTAAAACGACGTATCGGCGACATCCACATCTCTTTCCGGATCGATCCGGAGACAGGACGCCCCAACACTTACTTAAATGGAGTGAATGTAGAGAACAAAATCCGCACAATGGAGGTTTCTTCTAAAGTAAGCCCGATCAGTGCACTCGGTTTTGTCCGGGAAGCGATGGTGGCTCAGCAACAGGAAATGGGAAAAGCCAAGGGTATTGTTATGGATGGTCGTGACATCGGGACGACCGTATTCCCGGATGCGGAATTAAAAATATTCGTAACCGCCTCCGCCGAAATCCGTGCCCAACGCCGCTATGACGAACTGAAAGCCAAGGGTCAGGAAACCGGCTTCGAAGAGATACTGGAAAATGTGAAGCAACGTGACCACATCGATCAGACACGTGAAGTCAGCCCATTGAAGAAAGCCGACGATGCTTTGCTATTAGACAACAGCCATCTCACCATCGCCGAGCAAAAAGAGTGGCTGATGGCAGAATATCAGAAAGCGATAAAAGCATAAAAACAAAAGGGTGTAACCATCCGCCTGTTAGGGTGTAGCCATCCTAAAGAAAGGGTGTAGCCATCCGGTCAGTATGGCTACACCCTTTTTTAATCATACATTTGTAATCATTATGGTAAAAGTAGAAATAGATGAAGGTTCCGGTTTTTGCTTTGGAGTGGTCACAGCTATCCACAAAGCCGAAGAGGAACTCGCAAAAGGGGTAACACTCTATTGCCTGGGAGACATTGTACACAACAGCCGTGAAGTGGAACGCCTGAAAGAGATGGGGCTGATTACCATCAATCATGAAGAGTTCAAACAACTCCATAACGCCAAAGTGCTTTTGCGTGCCCATGGCGAACCACCCGAAACCTATATCATTGCCAAAGAAAATAATATTGAAATCATCGATGCCACGTGTCCGGTGGTACTCCGCCTGCAAAAACGAATCAAACAAGAGTATATGCAGGAGGACCTCGACGAAAAACAAATCGTAATTTACGGAAAGAACGGACATGCGGAAGTCTTAGGTTTGGTAGGGCAGACAACCGGCAAAGCTATTGTGATAGAAAAGCTCGACGAGGCTCGCCGGCTGGATTTCAGCA containing:
- a CDS encoding energy transducer TonB, coding for MEVKKSPKADLEGKKTQWLLIGYVVVLAFIFVAFEWTERDIKIDTSQAVAQIEFEEEMIPITQQEEKPAPPPVEVPKQAEILKIVDDEADVQETAIASTEDTGQKVEVKYVPVEVKEEEPSEQEIFEVVENAPEFPGGMPACLQFLYKNIKYPPIAQENGTQGQVVLQFVVERDGSIGDIKVVKSVDPYLDKEALRVVKTMPKWKPGMQRGKPVRCRFTLPVRFRLQ
- a CDS encoding TatD family hydrolase, which gives rise to MLVDSHSHLFLEEFAEDLPFVMERARAAGVTHIFMPNIDSTTIEPMLSVCDTYRDFCFPMIGLHPTSVNESYEKELEIVAANLETSGRFVAVGEIGIDLYWDKTWLKEQLIAFEKQVQWALHYQLPIVIHCREAFDYIYKVLQPYKNSGLTGIFHSFTGTPGEAARMMEFPGFKIGINGVVTFKKSTLPETLKSVPLERIVLETDSPYLTPVPNRGKRNESANVKDTLIKVAEIYNEDPEKVAELTAVSALKVFGMLK
- a CDS encoding 4-hydroxy-3-methylbut-2-enyl diphosphate reductase, with protein sequence MVKVEIDEGSGFCFGVVTAIHKAEEELAKGVTLYCLGDIVHNSREVERLKEMGLITINHEEFKQLHNAKVLLRAHGEPPETYIIAKENNIEIIDATCPVVLRLQKRIKQEYMQEDLDEKQIVIYGKNGHAEVLGLVGQTTGKAIVIEKLDEARRLDFSKSIRLYSQTTKSLDEFWEIVEYIKEHISPDVTFEYYDTICRQVANRMPNLRKFAASHDLIFFVSGKKSSNGKMLFEECKKVNPNSHLIDSADEIDDSLLPGVNSIGVCGATSTPKWLMEEISEAIKAQIKRQ
- a CDS encoding polyprenyl synthetase family protein; this translates as MYTASQLLDKINSHISDIRFTRTPAGLYDPIKYVLSMGGKRIRPVLMLMAYNLYKEDVSSIYDPATAIEVYHNYTLLHDDLMDRADMRRGKTTVHKVWNDNTAILSGDAMLVLAYQYMAASSSEHLKEVMDLFSLTALEICEGQQMDMNFESREDVKEEEYLEMIRLKTAVLLAASLKIGAILGGASPEDAENLYDFGMQIGVAFQLQDDLLDVYGDPAVFGKNIGGDILCNKKTYMLIKALERADRDQLEGLNHWLSATSFCPEEKISAVTELYTQIGIKAVCENKMREYYTRAMTSLGAVSVIEDKKSELKKLMKHLMYREM
- the cmk gene encoding (d)CMP kinase, yielding MKKITIAIDGFSSCGKSTMAKDLAKEIGYIYIDSGAMYRAVTLYSIENGIFHGDTIDTDELKRRIGDIHISFRIDPETGRPNTYLNGVNVENKIRTMEVSSKVSPISALGFVREAMVAQQQEMGKAKGIVMDGRDIGTTVFPDAELKIFVTASAEIRAQRRYDELKAKGQETGFEEILENVKQRDHIDQTREVSPLKKADDALLLDNSHLTIAEQKEWLMAEYQKAIKA